From Nevskia ramosa DSM 11499, the proteins below share one genomic window:
- a CDS encoding efflux RND transporter permease subunit, which produces MAKWVMDHRFMVSIWFVVVTLAFAAGIPRVEIKTVFADLLPQDDEFVKIYNAHPNFGNPLTMFVMVKRKDGDIYHADTLQKVWDLTRNIDLTDGVDHDQIISISTEKLRYVEATPEGVDVRPLMGDAVPKDEAEVADFKRRVAQSPNARNFYVSADGSSTLISATFQTTLDYGVAFNYVDGLVKAATDENHEIFLAGQPALTGWVYKFQHQTYMIFGVTIALLIIALVLYMRNVAGVVTPIVCAAMAGVWGFGFIGWTGYKVEPLLMIVPLLLVARTFSHCIQFTERYYEILKHIGDKRKSAEITMGVMMAPSILGIMTDVFGIIFIAIAPIHTMFAHALFCGAWALWIIPTGVFLISILLSYLPLPKNIDRIAGGDGKETGIHAFQGNLLRGIAKLTYGKPALYTSIFTVLLGIWGIWASFEIKIGNPVEGSNLLHYDSEFNTAIRAINAHFPGTNTLEIVIEAKNDRDGTNRIALSPEAMVIRSKIQAIVESDPILKPRATLSFSDYMYEGNRLFSGGNPQWLPVDPNKRAAFSAGSAVLFGSTPLNFGNVMDFEAQHSTVSLWYADNKQETVDAALASAKRAVDIVGVDHPGFTVRLGTGFIALQQAMNNVVHRYHWFILGCVNVAIAVIAGYAYRSLMAAILLLIPVNLSNFLLNAAMYSLGIGLDINAVIVAVMGVGVGIDYGIYLLSRICEEYSAHGKNWEKAITIALTTTGKAIMFTASIMLAGILPWYFLSEFKFMADMGMLLVAIMLINMVLSLVVLPLIIWLVKPSFAGREDLAVGENIDLSQFMKDDAKPHTV; this is translated from the coding sequence GTGGCCAAATGGGTCATGGACCATCGCTTCATGGTCTCCATCTGGTTCGTGGTGGTCACGCTGGCTTTTGCTGCCGGCATTCCGCGCGTCGAGATCAAGACCGTGTTCGCCGACCTGCTGCCGCAGGATGACGAGTTCGTGAAGATCTACAACGCCCATCCGAACTTCGGCAATCCGCTGACCATGTTCGTGATGGTCAAGCGCAAGGATGGCGACATCTATCACGCCGATACCTTGCAGAAGGTCTGGGATCTCACTCGCAACATCGATCTCACCGATGGTGTCGATCACGATCAGATCATCTCGATCTCCACCGAAAAGCTGCGCTACGTCGAAGCCACGCCGGAAGGTGTGGACGTTCGTCCGCTGATGGGTGATGCGGTACCGAAGGACGAAGCCGAGGTGGCGGATTTCAAGCGCCGCGTCGCCCAGTCGCCGAACGCCCGCAACTTCTATGTGTCGGCCGATGGTTCGTCGACCCTGATCAGCGCCACGTTCCAGACCACGCTCGACTACGGCGTGGCATTCAACTATGTCGACGGTCTGGTCAAGGCGGCCACCGACGAGAACCACGAAATCTTCCTGGCAGGCCAGCCGGCGCTGACGGGCTGGGTCTACAAGTTCCAGCATCAGACCTACATGATCTTCGGCGTGACCATCGCGCTGCTGATCATTGCGCTGGTGCTGTACATGCGGAACGTTGCCGGCGTAGTCACGCCGATCGTCTGCGCCGCGATGGCCGGCGTCTGGGGCTTCGGCTTCATCGGCTGGACCGGCTACAAGGTCGAACCACTGCTGATGATCGTGCCACTGCTGCTGGTGGCTCGAACCTTCTCGCATTGCATTCAGTTCACCGAACGCTATTACGAAATCCTCAAGCACATCGGTGACAAGCGGAAGTCCGCCGAGATCACCATGGGCGTGATGATGGCGCCGTCGATCCTCGGCATCATGACCGACGTGTTCGGCATCATCTTCATCGCCATCGCGCCGATTCACACGATGTTCGCCCACGCCCTGTTCTGCGGCGCCTGGGCGCTGTGGATCATCCCGACCGGCGTGTTCCTGATCTCGATCCTGCTGTCCTACCTGCCGCTGCCGAAGAACATCGACCGCATTGCCGGTGGCGATGGCAAGGAAACCGGCATCCACGCCTTCCAGGGCAACCTGCTGCGCGGTATCGCCAAGCTCACCTACGGCAAGCCGGCGCTGTACACGTCGATCTTCACCGTGCTGCTCGGCATCTGGGGCATCTGGGCGTCGTTCGAGATCAAGATCGGCAACCCGGTCGAAGGCTCGAACCTGCTGCATTACGACTCCGAGTTCAACACGGCAATCCGCGCGATCAATGCCCATTTCCCGGGCACCAACACGCTGGAAATCGTCATCGAGGCGAAGAACGACAGGGACGGCACCAATCGCATCGCGCTGTCGCCGGAAGCGATGGTCATCCGGTCGAAGATTCAGGCGATCGTCGAGTCCGATCCGATCCTGAAGCCGCGCGCCACGCTGTCGTTCAGCGATTACATGTACGAAGGCAATCGCCTGTTCTCCGGTGGCAACCCGCAGTGGCTGCCGGTCGATCCGAACAAGCGCGCCGCGTTCAGTGCCGGCTCGGCCGTGTTGTTCGGTTCCACGCCGCTGAACTTCGGCAACGTGATGGACTTCGAAGCACAGCATTCCACCGTGTCGCTGTGGTACGCCGACAACAAGCAGGAAACGGTTGATGCGGCACTGGCCAGCGCCAAGCGTGCGGTCGACATCGTCGGCGTCGACCACCCAGGCTTCACGGTTCGCCTCGGTACCGGCTTCATCGCGCTGCAGCAGGCGATGAACAACGTCGTCCATCGCTACCACTGGTTCATTCTGGGTTGCGTCAACGTCGCCATCGCCGTGATTGCCGGCTATGCCTACCGTTCGCTGATGGCGGCGATTCTGCTGCTGATCCCGGTGAACCTGTCCAACTTCCTGCTCAATGCCGCGATGTACTCGCTCGGCATCGGTCTGGACATCAACGCGGTGATCGTGGCGGTCATGGGCGTCGGCGTCGGTATCGACTACGGCATCTACCTGCTATCTCGAATCTGCGAAGAGTATTCAGCGCACGGGAAAAACTGGGAGAAGGCCATCACCATTGCCCTCACGACGACCGGCAAGGCGATCATGTTCACCGCCTCGATCATGCTGGCCGGCATCCTGCCCTGGTACTTCCTGTCCGAGTTCAAGTTCATGGCCGACATGGGCATGCTCCTGGTGGCGATCATGCTGATCAACATGGTGCTTTCGCTGGTCGTGCTACCGCTCATCATCTGGTTGGTGAAGCCCAGCTTCGCGGGCCGTGAAGATCTGGCGGTTGGTGAGAACATTGACCTTTCGCAGTTCATGAAGGACGACGCGAAACCGCACACCGTCTGA
- a CDS encoding acetyl-CoA C-acyltransferase family protein — MSKREVVVVGAMRTAIGSFGGTLKDVPLTTLATTAVKAALAHAGVDPKEVGHMVMGNVIPTEPRDAYLGRVAAVEAGIPKETPAFNVNRLCGSGVQAIISAAQAILLGDCDVAIGAGAEAMSRGPYLLPAGRWGARMGDAKMLDYMTGILHDPFHAIHMGITAENVAARYGITREMQDALAVTSQQRAAKAIAEGRFKGQIVPVEIASRKGPIQFDTDENVRADSSVEALAKMKAVFKKDGLVTAGNASGINDGAAAVVLAEAGRAAALGLKPLARLVSYGHAGVEPEYMGIGPVPASKIALAKAGLKVSDMDVIEANEAFAAQACAVAQELGFDPAKLNPNGSGISLGHPVGATGAIITTKAIHELHRTGGRYALVTMCIGGGQGIAAIFERV, encoded by the coding sequence ATGTCCAAGCGTGAAGTGGTAGTGGTTGGCGCAATGCGTACGGCGATCGGCAGCTTCGGCGGCACGCTGAAGGATGTGCCGCTGACGACCCTGGCGACGACCGCCGTCAAGGCAGCGCTGGCGCATGCCGGCGTCGATCCGAAGGAAGTCGGCCACATGGTGATGGGCAACGTCATCCCGACCGAGCCGCGCGACGCCTACCTCGGCCGCGTTGCCGCGGTGGAAGCCGGCATCCCGAAGGAAACCCCGGCGTTCAACGTTAACCGCCTCTGCGGTTCCGGCGTGCAGGCGATCATCTCGGCGGCGCAGGCGATCCTGCTCGGCGACTGCGATGTCGCCATCGGCGCCGGCGCTGAAGCGATGAGCCGCGGCCCGTACCTGCTGCCAGCCGGCCGCTGGGGGGCGCGCATGGGCGACGCGAAGATGCTCGATTACATGACCGGCATCCTCCACGACCCGTTCCATGCCATCCACATGGGCATCACCGCCGAGAACGTGGCCGCCCGTTACGGCATCACCCGCGAGATGCAGGACGCCCTCGCCGTGACCAGCCAGCAGCGTGCCGCCAAGGCGATCGCCGAAGGCCGCTTCAAGGGCCAGATCGTTCCGGTCGAGATCGCCAGCCGCAAGGGCCCGATCCAGTTCGACACCGACGAAAACGTGCGCGCCGACTCCAGCGTCGAAGCGCTCGCCAAGATGAAGGCCGTGTTCAAGAAAGACGGCCTGGTCACCGCCGGCAATGCTTCGGGCATCAATGACGGCGCCGCCGCCGTGGTGCTCGCCGAGGCCGGCCGTGCTGCTGCGCTCGGTCTCAAGCCGCTGGCGCGCCTGGTGTCCTACGGCCACGCCGGTGTCGAACCGGAATACATGGGCATCGGCCCGGTTCCGGCATCGAAGATCGCGCTCGCCAAGGCCGGCCTGAAGGTCAGCGACATGGACGTGATCGAAGCCAACGAAGCGTTCGCGGCGCAGGCCTGCGCGGTGGCGCAGGAACTGGGCTTCGACCCGGCCAAGCTCAACCCGAACGGCTCGGGCATCTCGCTCGGCCATCCGGTGGGCGCGACGGGCGCGATCATTACCACCAAGGCGATCCACGAGCTGCATCGCACCGGCGGCCGTTATGCGCTGGTGACCATGTGCATCGGCGGCGGTCAGGGCATCGCGGCGATCTTCGAGCGCGTCTGA
- a CDS encoding SDR family NAD(P)-dependent oxidoreductase, producing MSNPSTTGLLAGKVALVTGAGRGIGRGIALELAKAGAKVVVNDLGVSLTGEAGGESPADSVVREIKELGSDAVADTHSVASFEGAQAMIEAARSAFGRIDIVVNNAGNLRDVIFHKMSEEEFDAVIAVHLKGSWNTSRAAAPYFKEQGSGSFIHMTSTSGLVGNFGQANYCAAKLGIVGLSKAIALDMQRFGVRSNAIAPFAWTRMVSSIPDETPEQKKRVEGLKKLIPEKIAPFVVALASDAAKSVSGQIFGVRNNEIYLFSQPRPIRTAHTAEGWTPEAIVERVFPQFQNDFYPLHRSGDVFTWDPV from the coding sequence ATGTCGAACCCGTCTACTACCGGCCTGCTGGCTGGCAAAGTCGCTCTCGTCACCGGCGCCGGTCGCGGCATCGGCCGTGGCATCGCGCTAGAACTGGCCAAGGCCGGCGCCAAGGTCGTCGTCAATGATCTCGGCGTGTCCTTGACGGGCGAAGCCGGCGGCGAATCGCCGGCCGACAGCGTCGTCCGCGAAATCAAGGAACTGGGCAGCGATGCCGTCGCCGATACCCACTCGGTGGCCAGCTTCGAAGGCGCCCAGGCGATGATCGAAGCCGCACGCAGCGCGTTCGGCCGCATCGACATCGTGGTCAACAACGCCGGCAATCTGCGCGACGTGATCTTCCACAAGATGAGCGAGGAAGAGTTCGACGCGGTGATCGCCGTGCATCTGAAAGGCTCGTGGAACACCAGCCGCGCTGCCGCGCCCTACTTCAAGGAACAGGGCTCGGGCAGCTTCATCCACATGACCTCGACCTCGGGACTGGTCGGCAACTTCGGCCAGGCCAACTACTGCGCGGCCAAGCTCGGCATCGTCGGCCTGTCGAAGGCGATCGCGCTCGACATGCAGCGCTTCGGCGTGCGTTCCAATGCGATCGCGCCGTTCGCCTGGACGCGCATGGTCAGCTCGATTCCCGACGAAACGCCGGAGCAGAAGAAGCGCGTCGAAGGCTTGAAGAAGCTGATTCCTGAGAAGATCGCGCCGTTCGTGGTCGCGCTGGCGTCCGATGCTGCCAAAAGCGTGTCAGGCCAGATCTTCGGCGTGCGCAACAATGAAATCTATCTGTTCAGCCAGCCGCGCCCGATCCGCACCGCGCACACGGCCGAAGGCTGGACGCCGGAAGCGATCGTCGAGCGAGTGTTCCCGCAGTTCCAGAACGATTTCTATCCGCTGCACCGTTCGGGTGACGTGTTCACTTGGGACCCGGTCTGA
- a CDS encoding acetyl-CoA hydrolase/transferase family protein: protein MAAVQRCTVEEIVASLRPGMTVFVPGVSGESLAFHAALKAQPEFAAGVRFTGLHFPGINRTDYLGLHAEARQRGYVMTPGLRAGLADGRAELVPVDYPAIYRDLASNVAVDLAIAQVSAPDADGNCSLGPSLDFHPAVWSKARRRVLHINSRLPRTRGSWSIAYATADAAFEADSALVNFDAGGSSETIERHAALVAGLVRDGDTLEFGVGKLPGAILASLRDHRDLRIWSGMVTPQVAALVDAGAVAAEGAIDAGVALGDAAFYERLGQDRAFHFRPVSETHDVRRIAAIDNFCAINSAVEVDLFGQVNADSLNGKLMAGVGGLPAFVAGAQLSNGGRSIVALPAATDDGRFTRIVGSFDRGMVALPRHCADYVVTEHGVAALRGLSIHERARALIAVAAPAFRESLEARWADIARRL from the coding sequence ATGGCCGCAGTACAGCGCTGCACGGTCGAGGAAATCGTCGCTTCACTGCGGCCGGGCATGACCGTGTTCGTGCCCGGCGTGTCCGGCGAAAGCCTAGCCTTTCATGCCGCGCTCAAGGCGCAGCCGGAATTCGCGGCGGGCGTTCGTTTCACCGGCCTGCACTTCCCCGGCATCAACCGCACTGATTACCTCGGCCTGCACGCGGAAGCGCGCCAGCGCGGCTACGTGATGACGCCGGGCCTGCGCGCCGGCCTGGCCGATGGCCGCGCCGAGCTGGTACCGGTCGACTATCCGGCGATCTATCGCGATCTCGCCAGCAACGTCGCGGTCGATCTCGCGATTGCCCAGGTCAGTGCACCCGATGCCGATGGCAACTGCAGCCTTGGCCCCAGTCTCGATTTCCATCCGGCGGTCTGGTCCAAGGCCAGGCGCCGCGTGCTGCACATCAACTCGCGCCTGCCGCGCACGCGCGGCTCGTGGTCGATCGCCTATGCGACGGCCGATGCCGCGTTCGAGGCCGACAGCGCGCTGGTCAACTTCGATGCCGGCGGCAGCAGCGAAACCATCGAGCGTCACGCGGCGCTGGTCGCCGGCCTGGTGCGCGATGGCGACACCCTGGAATTCGGCGTCGGCAAGCTGCCAGGCGCGATCCTGGCATCGCTGCGCGATCATCGCGATCTGCGCATCTGGTCCGGCATGGTCACGCCGCAGGTTGCTGCGCTCGTCGATGCTGGTGCGGTTGCTGCCGAGGGCGCGATCGACGCTGGTGTCGCGCTCGGCGATGCCGCGTTCTACGAGCGCCTGGGACAGGACCGCGCGTTCCATTTCCGGCCCGTTTCCGAAACTCACGACGTGCGCCGGATCGCCGCGATAGACAACTTCTGCGCGATCAATTCGGCAGTGGAAGTCGATCTGTTCGGCCAGGTCAACGCCGACAGCCTCAACGGCAAGCTGATGGCCGGCGTCGGTGGCTTGCCGGCTTTCGTGGCCGGCGCGCAGCTGTCGAACGGTGGCCGCTCGATCGTCGCGCTGCCGGCGGCAACCGACGATGGCCGCTTCACTCGCATTGTCGGCAGCTTTGATCGCGGCATGGTCGCCCTGCCCCGTCACTGCGCCGATTACGTGGTCACCGAGCATGGCGTCGCGGCGCTGCGCGGCTTGTCGATCCACGAACGCGCGCGCGCCTTGATTGCTGTCGCTGCACCCGCTTTCCGCGAATCGCTGGAAGCGCGCTGGGCCGATATCGCCAGACGCCTCTAG
- a CDS encoding MaoC/PaaZ C-terminal domain-containing protein — protein sequence MNDASTVLAEYETGPITREMLAAYAEASGDTNPLHLDPAFAQKAGFADVIVHGMLSMALLGRLLCSRFANRELLKFDARFAAILPVNTSLRCRARLADVVEGQPDDGHLRLALEAIDPAGTVIITGSAELAAAN from the coding sequence ATGAATGACGCCAGCACTGTCCTCGCCGAATACGAAACCGGGCCGATCACCCGCGAGATGCTTGCCGCTTATGCGGAGGCTTCGGGCGACACCAACCCGCTGCATCTCGATCCGGCCTTCGCCCAGAAAGCCGGCTTCGCCGACGTGATCGTCCACGGCATGCTCAGCATGGCCTTGCTTGGCCGTCTGCTCTGCAGCCGCTTCGCCAATCGCGAGTTGCTGAAGTTCGATGCCCGCTTCGCGGCGATCCTGCCGGTCAACACCTCGCTGCGTTGCCGCGCGCGCCTTGCGGATGTCGTCGAGGGTCAGCCGGATGACGGCCATCTGCGTCTGGCGCTGGAAGCGATCGATCCGGCCGGCACGGTGATCATCACCGGCAGCGCCGAACTCGCGGCTGCGAACTGA
- a CDS encoding FAS1-like dehydratase domain-containing protein, protein MAIDRAHIGYSLPAFSVEATPERIARFRAAIGDTGGDVRVAPPTFMKMVEGEHNSSRRILDTLAVDLRRVLHAEQQFDYLGPILAGDQLDVVRKVSDIYERKNGLMEFIVIESIISHAERGLLGRSRQVVLVRNPKPAVAA, encoded by the coding sequence ATGGCGATCGATCGCGCCCACATCGGCTACAGCCTGCCGGCGTTCAGCGTCGAAGCCACGCCGGAGCGGATCGCCAGGTTTCGTGCGGCGATCGGCGACACTGGCGGTGATGTTCGCGTGGCGCCGCCGACCTTCATGAAGATGGTCGAAGGCGAGCACAACAGTTCGCGGCGGATCCTCGATACGCTGGCGGTCGATCTGCGCCGAGTGCTGCACGCCGAGCAGCAGTTCGACTACCTCGGCCCGATCCTCGCCGGCGATCAGCTGGACGTGGTCCGCAAGGTATCGGACATCTACGAACGCAAGAACGGCCTGATGGAATTCATCGTCATCGAATCGATCATCAGCCACGCCGAGCGCGGCCTGCTCGGCCGCTCGCGCCAGGTGGTGCTGGTCCGCAATCCGAAGCCGGCGGTGGCAGCATGA
- a CDS encoding enoyl-CoA hydratase-related protein, translated as MYNDSNITTELDADGILVARIDMQGRTMNVFSRAMMDSLESLLTFVAGDAAVKGVVLTSGKSAFLAGADLDMIRVFTERAKVDAVPQLNELFGHLGRLFRRLELSTKPYVAAINGLALGGGLEVAMACHARVVLDDEKAVQLGLPEIKLGLLPGAGGTQRLPRLVGTAKGLNMLLTGDPVGPAEALNLKLVDAVVPADQLIAKAKEIAKSMPQPLARWDRPGASFDAAPFDFRSPTIIAEIAKAVGITDYQLQYYPAYHAIIDCVVGGWNLPLTPASDREMDIFVELMRDSVAGNMVRTLFLNRQKAAKLGLLAKDSVLAVGDDALLPQLRAANAGTASAAEASKLAVATLAALRVWKAGKVDETTLADVAVVSAGLFPSYAGGPYTYATQIGADALRKAADGDAVTLAAVDAWFAPRTASAPVAA; from the coding sequence ATGTACAACGACAGCAACATCACGACCGAACTCGACGCCGACGGCATTCTCGTCGCCCGTATCGACATGCAGGGCCGCACGATGAACGTGTTCTCGCGCGCCATGATGGATTCGCTCGAAAGCCTGCTGACGTTCGTCGCAGGCGATGCTGCCGTTAAAGGCGTGGTGCTGACCTCGGGCAAGTCTGCCTTCCTCGCCGGTGCCGATCTGGACATGATCCGGGTCTTCACCGAGCGGGCGAAGGTCGATGCCGTTCCCCAACTCAATGAACTGTTCGGCCATCTCGGCCGGCTGTTCCGCCGTCTCGAACTGTCCACCAAGCCGTATGTCGCCGCCATCAATGGCCTGGCGCTGGGCGGTGGTCTGGAAGTCGCGATGGCCTGCCACGCCCGCGTGGTGCTGGACGATGAAAAGGCCGTGCAGCTCGGCCTGCCGGAAATCAAGCTCGGCCTGCTGCCGGGCGCTGGCGGCACGCAGCGCCTGCCGCGTCTGGTCGGCACCGCCAAGGGTCTGAACATGCTGCTGACCGGCGATCCGGTCGGCCCCGCTGAAGCGCTGAATCTGAAGCTGGTCGACGCGGTCGTCCCGGCTGATCAGCTGATCGCCAAGGCCAAGGAAATCGCCAAGTCGATGCCGCAGCCGCTCGCACGCTGGGATCGCCCCGGCGCCTCGTTCGACGCCGCACCATTCGATTTCAGGAGCCCGACGATCATTGCCGAGATCGCCAAGGCAGTCGGCATCACTGACTACCAGCTGCAGTACTACCCGGCCTATCACGCGATCATCGATTGCGTGGTCGGTGGCTGGAACCTGCCGCTGACCCCGGCCAGCGACCGCGAGATGGACATCTTCGTCGAGCTGATGCGCGACAGCGTCGCCGGCAACATGGTCCGCACCTTGTTCCTGAATCGCCAGAAGGCGGCGAAGCTCGGCCTGCTCGCCAAGGACTCGGTACTCGCCGTTGGTGACGATGCGCTGCTGCCGCAGCTGCGCGCCGCCAATGCCGGCACCGCCAGCGCTGCCGAAGCGAGCAAGCTCGCCGTCGCAACCCTTGCTGCGCTGCGCGTCTGGAAGGCCGGCAAGGTCGACGAGACCACGCTCGCCGATGTCGCGGTCGTCTCGGCCGGGCTGTTCCCGTCCTACGCCGGTGGCCCGTACACCTATGCCACGCAGATCGGCGCCGACGCGCTGCGCAAGGCCGCCGATGGCGATGCCGTGACACTCGCTGCCGTCGATGCCTGGTTCGCACCGCGCACGGCATCGGCCCCGGTCGCTGCCTGA
- a CDS encoding enoyl-CoA hydratase-related protein, with protein sequence MSNYKDITYEVGANAVRIFINRPEVFNAFRNQTVEELIDAFRKADEEKSVNTVIFGGAGDKAFCTGGDQKVHLSEDGLYGPRGMVGLPIEELQTAIRDCRKVVIARVQGFAIGGGNVFATLCDLTIASEKAQFGQVGPKVGSVDPGFGTAYLARIIGEKKAREVWFLCRRYKAQEALEMGLVNKVVPHDDLDAECEAWAAEINFMSPTAIAIAKRSFNADSENIRGISFMGVAAVKGYYQSEESKEGVRAFNEKRKPDFKKFA encoded by the coding sequence ATGTCGAATTACAAGGACATCACCTACGAAGTCGGCGCCAACGCCGTGCGCATCTTCATCAACCGCCCGGAAGTGTTCAACGCCTTCCGCAACCAGACGGTCGAAGAACTGATCGACGCGTTCCGCAAGGCCGATGAAGAGAAGTCGGTCAACACCGTGATCTTCGGCGGCGCCGGCGATAAGGCGTTCTGCACCGGCGGCGATCAAAAGGTTCATCTATCGGAAGACGGCCTGTACGGCCCGCGCGGCATGGTCGGCCTGCCGATCGAAGAACTGCAGACCGCGATCCGCGATTGCCGCAAGGTGGTGATCGCCCGCGTCCAGGGCTTCGCGATCGGCGGCGGCAACGTGTTCGCCACGCTTTGCGATCTGACCATCGCCTCCGAGAAGGCGCAGTTCGGCCAGGTCGGCCCGAAGGTCGGCTCGGTCGATCCGGGCTTCGGCACCGCTTACCTCGCCCGCATCATCGGCGAGAAGAAGGCGCGTGAAGTCTGGTTCCTGTGCCGCCGCTACAAGGCGCAGGAAGCGCTGGAAATGGGTCTGGTCAACAAGGTCGTCCCGCATGACGATCTCGACGCCGAGTGCGAAGCCTGGGCCGCCGAAATCAACTTCATGAGCCCGACCGCGATCGCCATCGCCAAGCGTTCGTTCAACGCCGACAGCGAAAACATCCGCGGCATCAGCTTCATGGGCGTGGCCGCGGTGAAGGGCTACTACCAGAGCGAAGAGTCGAAGGAAGGCGTGCGCGCCTTCAACGAGAAGCGCAAGCCGGACTTCAAGAAGTTCGCCTGA
- a CDS encoding enoyl-CoA hydratase/isomerase family protein, translated as MAYESLELEVRDGVAHLVLNQPKLGNPFNAAFCADLGKVGGELASRKDVRAVLLRANGPFFSVGGDVKMFSKTLDTLPDQIREWTAGLHLGVARLARLDAPIVAAVHATAMGGAVGLFAGCDLVYCARSAKLGGAYTTIGYTCDMGATFTLASRMGLSRARRFLLLGEVLSAEEGERAGLVDYVVDDDALMQEAEAAAIRLANGPTRAYGELRRLMTTALGAGFERQMEDEVQGLVRAASTDDAREGITAFIERRPAQFKGR; from the coding sequence ATGGCTTACGAATCGCTGGAACTCGAGGTTCGCGACGGTGTTGCCCATCTGGTGCTGAACCAGCCGAAGCTCGGCAATCCGTTCAACGCCGCGTTCTGCGCCGATCTCGGCAAGGTCGGCGGTGAACTCGCCAGCCGAAAGGACGTACGCGCCGTGCTGCTTCGCGCCAACGGGCCGTTCTTCAGCGTCGGCGGCGACGTCAAGATGTTCTCGAAGACGCTCGACACCTTGCCGGACCAGATCCGCGAATGGACCGCCGGCCTGCATCTCGGCGTCGCCAGACTGGCGCGGCTCGATGCGCCGATCGTCGCCGCCGTGCATGCCACGGCCATGGGCGGCGCGGTCGGCCTGTTCGCCGGCTGCGACCTCGTCTACTGCGCACGTTCGGCGAAGCTCGGCGGCGCCTACACCACGATCGGCTACACCTGCGACATGGGCGCCACTTTCACGCTGGCCTCGCGCATGGGCCTGTCGCGGGCGCGGCGCTTCCTGCTGCTCGGCGAAGTGCTGAGCGCCGAGGAAGGCGAGCGGGCGGGACTGGTCGATTACGTCGTCGATGACGACGCGCTGATGCAGGAAGCTGAAGCCGCAGCGATCCGGCTCGCCAACGGCCCCACCCGGGCTTACGGCGAACTGCGCCGGCTGATGACCACGGCGCTCGGGGCGGGCTTCGAGCGGCAGATGGAAGACGAGGTGCAGGGCCTGGTCCGTGCCGCGTCGACCGACGACGCCCGCGAAGGCATCACCGCTTTCATCGAGCGTCGGCCGGCGCAGTTCAAGGGGCGCTGA
- a CDS encoding NADP-dependent oxidoreductase yields MNNRQITLKSRPVGIPQPEHFELKTVAVPELKDGEFLVENHYLSVDPAQRGYVNDENNYAPPVPIGAVMRAMAVGKVIASKHADFAEGQFLYGWFGWQDYSVATPASVLRKVDPHQAPLSTGAGLLGINGLTAYLALHDIGAPKPGETVLVTAAAGAVGSIVGQLARQAGARGVAVVGSDEKGRQAIADYGYEAFINYKRPLEPQLKETCPNGVNVFFDNTAGEIADSVIRHMAWFGRVIQCGTMSIASWAPNPTGPRIEREILTRRLRLEGFVIFDHIKRYDDVAAKLAAMLNGGSLRYAEDISSDIAEAPQALVDVYSGRNTGKKLIKLR; encoded by the coding sequence ATGAACAACCGCCAGATCACCCTCAAATCCCGCCCGGTCGGCATCCCGCAGCCCGAGCACTTCGAGCTGAAGACCGTGGCCGTGCCGGAGCTGAAGGACGGCGAGTTCCTGGTCGAGAACCACTATCTGTCCGTGGACCCGGCCCAGCGCGGCTATGTCAACGATGAGAATAACTACGCCCCGCCGGTGCCGATCGGCGCGGTGATGCGGGCGATGGCAGTCGGCAAGGTGATCGCGTCGAAGCACGCGGACTTCGCCGAGGGCCAGTTTCTCTACGGCTGGTTCGGCTGGCAGGACTACAGCGTCGCCACGCCTGCGAGCGTGCTGCGCAAGGTCGATCCGCATCAGGCACCGTTATCGACCGGCGCCGGCCTGCTCGGCATCAACGGCCTCACCGCCTACCTTGCGCTGCATGACATCGGCGCGCCGAAGCCCGGCGAAACGGTGCTGGTCACGGCAGCCGCTGGTGCGGTCGGCAGCATCGTCGGCCAGCTCGCCAGGCAGGCCGGTGCACGCGGTGTTGCCGTCGTCGGTTCAGACGAGAAAGGCCGCCAGGCGATCGCCGATTACGGCTACGAAGCCTTCATCAACTACAAGCGGCCGCTGGAACCGCAGCTCAAGGAAACCTGCCCGAACGGCGTCAATGTCTTCTTCGACAACACCGCCGGGGAGATCGCTGACAGCGTGATCCGCCACATGGCCTGGTTCGGCCGGGTGATCCAGTGCGGCACGATGTCGATCGCCAGCTGGGCACCGAACCCGACCGGCCCGCGCATCGAGCGTGAAATCCTGACTCGCCGCCTGCGCCTCGAAGGCTTCGTGATCTTCGATCACATCAAGCGCTATGACGACGTTGCCGCCAAGCTCGCAGCGATGCTGAACGGTGGCTCGCTCCGCTACGCCGAGGACATCAGCAGCGACATCGCCGAAGCGCCGCAGGCGCTGGTCGATGTCTATTCGGGCCGCAACACCGGCAAGAAGCTGATCAAGCTGCGCTGA